The Mycobacterium sp. 3519A genome contains a region encoding:
- a CDS encoding carbon starvation CstA family protein, whose amino-acid sequence MATPTAAPSDRIEEQDGDVTYIRTEKDLPPVAIIDRSPITTKHKIIFGIVALLGAIAWAIIAFFRGETVNAVWFVIAAICTYVIGFRFYARLIEMKIVRPRDDTATPAELFENGTDYMPTDRRVLYGHHFAAIAGAGPLVGPVLAMQMGYLPGTIWIIIGAVLAGCVQDYLVLSISVRRRGRSLGQMARDELGAIGGAAAIIGVLVIMVILLAVLALVVVGALAESPWGVFSIAMTIPIAIFMGIYLRFLRPGRVSEVSLIGVALLLLAVVAGGWVAETSWGADWFTLSKVTLSWCIIIYGFCASVLPVWLLLAPRDYLSTFMKVGTIALLAIGILLARPIMEAPAISQFATKGTGPVFAGSLFPFLFITIACGALSGFHALISSGTTPKLLEKESQMRLIGYGGMLTESFVAIMALITAAIINQHLYFVMNAPAAQTGTTAQTAADYVNGLGLSGNPITPGEITQAAEAVGEKSIVSRTGGAPTLAFGMSEVLHQVFGGQALKAFWYHFAIMFEALFILTTVDAGTRVARFMLSDGLGNLGGPMKKLQNPSWRVGAWICSVIVVAAWGSILLMGVTDPLGGINTLFPLFGIANQLLAAIALTVVTVVVVKRGLVKWAWIPALPLFWDLVVTLTASWQKIFSADPKVGYWKQHSICEAAQAAGKLCLSAKTPADVDKIVRNTFIQGTLSIVFASVVVIVFVAGIVVVLKSLRGTATPLTEDEPVPSRIFAPSGLIPTKPEREVQKQWDALPKSHARSVGTGAH is encoded by the coding sequence GTGGCAACACCCACCGCCGCACCATCGGACCGCATCGAGGAGCAAGACGGCGACGTCACCTATATCCGCACCGAAAAGGATCTGCCGCCGGTAGCAATCATCGACCGGTCCCCGATCACCACCAAACACAAGATCATCTTCGGGATCGTCGCGCTGCTCGGCGCGATCGCGTGGGCGATCATCGCGTTCTTCCGCGGGGAGACCGTGAACGCGGTGTGGTTCGTCATCGCCGCGATCTGCACCTACGTGATCGGCTTCCGCTTCTATGCGCGGCTGATCGAAATGAAGATCGTGCGTCCGCGTGACGACACCGCCACCCCCGCTGAGCTTTTCGAAAACGGCACCGACTACATGCCGACCGACCGGCGGGTGCTCTACGGTCATCACTTTGCTGCGATCGCAGGCGCGGGACCGCTTGTCGGCCCCGTACTCGCGATGCAGATGGGCTATCTGCCCGGCACCATCTGGATCATCATCGGCGCCGTACTCGCCGGTTGCGTGCAGGACTATCTGGTGTTGTCGATTTCGGTGCGTCGACGCGGCCGCTCCCTTGGCCAGATGGCGCGCGACGAACTCGGCGCCATCGGCGGCGCCGCGGCCATCATCGGCGTGCTGGTGATCATGGTGATCCTGCTCGCGGTGCTGGCGCTGGTGGTCGTCGGCGCGCTCGCCGAAAGCCCGTGGGGCGTCTTCTCCATCGCGATGACGATTCCGATCGCGATCTTCATGGGTATCTACTTGCGGTTCCTGCGTCCAGGCCGGGTTTCCGAGGTGTCGCTGATCGGCGTCGCGCTGTTGCTGCTGGCCGTGGTCGCGGGCGGCTGGGTCGCTGAAACCTCGTGGGGTGCAGACTGGTTCACGCTGTCGAAGGTGACCCTGTCGTGGTGCATCATCATCTACGGGTTCTGCGCGTCGGTGCTGCCGGTGTGGTTGCTGCTCGCGCCTCGCGACTACTTGTCGACGTTCATGAAGGTCGGCACCATCGCGCTGCTGGCGATCGGCATCCTGTTGGCCCGCCCCATCATGGAGGCGCCCGCGATCTCCCAGTTCGCCACGAAGGGCACCGGCCCGGTGTTCGCCGGTTCACTGTTCCCGTTCCTGTTCATCACGATCGCCTGCGGGGCGCTGTCGGGCTTCCACGCGCTCATCTCGTCGGGCACCACGCCGAAGCTGCTGGAGAAGGAAAGCCAGATGCGGCTGATCGGCTACGGCGGCATGCTCACCGAGTCGTTCGTCGCGATCATGGCGTTGATCACCGCGGCCATCATCAACCAGCATCTGTACTTCGTGATGAATGCGCCTGCGGCGCAGACCGGCACCACCGCGCAGACCGCGGCTGACTACGTCAACGGTCTTGGCCTTTCCGGCAATCCGATCACCCCGGGCGAAATCACCCAGGCGGCAGAGGCCGTCGGCGAGAAGAGCATCGTGTCGCGCACCGGCGGGGCGCCGACGCTCGCGTTCGGCATGTCGGAGGTGCTGCACCAGGTGTTCGGCGGCCAAGCGCTCAAAGCGTTCTGGTACCACTTCGCGATCATGTTCGAGGCGCTGTTCATCCTCACCACTGTCGACGCGGGCACACGCGTCGCGCGGTTCATGCTCTCCGACGGTCTCGGCAATCTCGGCGGGCCGATGAAGAAGCTGCAGAACCCGAGTTGGCGTGTGGGCGCGTGGATTTGCAGCGTCATCGTCGTCGCCGCGTGGGGCAGCATCCTGCTGATGGGCGTCACCGATCCGCTCGGCGGCATCAACACACTGTTCCCGTTGTTCGGCATCGCCAATCAACTGTTGGCCGCGATTGCGCTGACGGTGGTCACCGTCGTGGTCGTCAAGCGCGGACTCGTGAAATGGGCGTGGATACCGGCACTTCCGTTGTTCTGGGATCTCGTCGTCACCTTGACCGCATCGTGGCAGAAGATCTTCTCCGCCGACCCGAAGGTCGGCTACTGGAAGCAGCACAGCATCTGCGAAGCGGCGCAGGCGGCGGGCAAACTGTGCCTGAGCGCCAAGACCCCGGCCGACGTCGACAAGATCGTCCGCAACACGTTCATCCAGGGGACATTGTCGATCGTGTTCGCGTCCGTCGTCGTCATCGTGTTCGTCGCCGGAATCGTCGTGGTGCTCAAATCACTTCGCGGCACGGCCACACCGTTGACCGAGGACGAACCGGTGCCGTCGCGGATCTTCGCGCCATCGGGCCTCATTCCCACCAAGCCGGAACGGGAGGTGCAAAAGCAATGGGACGCGCTACCGAAGTCGCACGCCAGATCGGTTGGTACTGGGGCACATTGA